The sequence CCAGAAAAAATTCGCGAATACATTCATATCTTTTGCTGGTTAACGTTTCTTGTATTCATCCTGTATATCAGCTACAGAGAAATACTATGCATCGCCAACCCATACCTGAAAACTTTGTGGGCATTCCTTGGATGGGAATAAAAAAAAGCAATAAATGCCAAACAAAAAGGGTCGATTCTTATCGACCCTTTTTATTACATAATCATTCAAAGACAGAAATTAAGCAACTTGAGCTATATGCGGATGCACTGTACCTGCATATATCTTTAATTTTTTAATAATCTTACGGTTTAGCTTATTTTTAGGTAACATTCCTCGAACGGCCTTTTCAATAAGATCCGTTGGACGCTTGGCATGCAATTCACGTGCAGTTTGAACCTTGTATCCACCAATCCAACCAGTATGACGATCGTAAATTTTACCATCCCATTTATCACCAGTCAGCTTAATCTTCTCTGCGTTAATCACCACAACGTAGTCGCCTGCGTCATCATGAGGTGTAAACTCAGGTCTATTTTTCCCTCTGAGAATGTCAGCTA is a genomic window of Candidatus Babeliales bacterium containing:
- the rplM gene encoding 50S ribosomal protein L13, yielding MDMNRAFFLKKEDRNPQWHVIDAKDEILGRLATKIADILRGKNRPEFTPHDDAGDYVVVINAEKIKLTGDKWDGKIYDRHTGWIGGYKVQTARELHAKRPTDLIEKAVRGMLPKNKLNRKIIKKLKIYAGTVHPHIAQVA